A stretch of the Balearica regulorum gibbericeps isolate bBalReg1 chromosome 25, bBalReg1.pri, whole genome shotgun sequence genome encodes the following:
- the SIKE1 gene encoding suppressor of IKBKE 1 isoform X3 — MTCTIEKILTDAKTLLERLKEHDTAAESLIDQSAVLHQRVAAMREAGAAWAEKVRTGGGRANGRWGGGAAGPTAVSQQGPGPAAERPDPSRLRPHVLLSQENTQIRDLQQENRELWISLEEHQDALELIMSKYRKQMLQLLQGRKGEDAEPLLKVHQANSLEIESQIDRICEMGEVMRKAIQVDDDQFFKVQEKLAQLEQKY, encoded by the exons ATGACCTGCACCATCGAGAAGATCCTGACGGACGCGAAGACGCTGCTGGAGCGGCTGAAGGAGCACGACACCGCGGCCGAGTCGCTCATCGACCAGTCCGCCGTCCTGCACCAGCGTGTGGCCGCCATGAGAGAGGCGGGCGCGGCGTGGGCCGAGAAGGTGAGAacgggcggcgggcgggcgaACGGGCGGTGGGGCGGTGGGGCGGCCGGACCCACAGCCGTGTCTCAGCAGGGCCCGGGCCCCGCGGCGGAGCGGCCCGACCCGTCCCGGCTGCGGCCGCACGTGCTGCTCTCTCAGGAGAACACGCAGATCCGCGACCTGCAGCAGGAGAACAGGG AGCTATGGATCTCGCTGGAGGAGCACCAAGATGCGTTAGAGCTTATCATGAGCAAGTACAGAAAGCAGATGTTACAGCTTttgcaggggagaaaaggtgaaGATGCAGAACCGCTCTTGAAAGTTCATCAGGCTAATTCTTTG GAAATTGAAAGTCAAATAGACAGAATATGTGAGATGGGAGAGGTGATGAGAAAAGCTATTCAAGTCGATGATGATCAGTTCTTTAAAGTTCAGGAGAAACTAGCTCAGTTGGAG
- the SIKE1 gene encoding suppressor of IKBKE 1 isoform X4, whose translation MTCTIEKILTDAKTLLERLKEHDTAAESLIDQSAVLHQRVAAMREAGAAWAEKQGPGPAAERPDPSRLRPHVLLSQENTQIRDLQQENRELWISLEEHQDALELIMSKYRKQMLQLLQGRKGEDAEPLLKVHQANSLEIESQIDRICEMGEVMRKAIQVDDDQFFKVQEKLAQLEQKY comes from the exons ATGACCTGCACCATCGAGAAGATCCTGACGGACGCGAAGACGCTGCTGGAGCGGCTGAAGGAGCACGACACCGCGGCCGAGTCGCTCATCGACCAGTCCGCCGTCCTGCACCAGCGTGTGGCCGCCATGAGAGAGGCGGGCGCGGCGTGGGCCGAGAAG CAGGGCCCGGGCCCCGCGGCGGAGCGGCCCGACCCGTCCCGGCTGCGGCCGCACGTGCTGCTCTCTCAGGAGAACACGCAGATCCGCGACCTGCAGCAGGAGAACAGGG AGCTATGGATCTCGCTGGAGGAGCACCAAGATGCGTTAGAGCTTATCATGAGCAAGTACAGAAAGCAGATGTTACAGCTTttgcaggggagaaaaggtgaaGATGCAGAACCGCTCTTGAAAGTTCATCAGGCTAATTCTTTG GAAATTGAAAGTCAAATAGACAGAATATGTGAGATGGGAGAGGTGATGAGAAAAGCTATTCAAGTCGATGATGATCAGTTCTTTAAAGTTCAGGAGAAACTAGCTCAGTTGGAG
- the SIKE1 gene encoding suppressor of IKBKE 1 isoform X5 codes for MTCTIEKILTDAKTLLERLKEHDTAAESLIDQSAVLHQRVAAMREAGAAWAEKGPGPAAERPDPSRLRPHVLLSQENTQIRDLQQENRELWISLEEHQDALELIMSKYRKQMLQLLQGRKGEDAEPLLKVHQANSLEIESQIDRICEMGEVMRKAIQVDDDQFFKVQEKLAQLEQKY; via the exons ATGACCTGCACCATCGAGAAGATCCTGACGGACGCGAAGACGCTGCTGGAGCGGCTGAAGGAGCACGACACCGCGGCCGAGTCGCTCATCGACCAGTCCGCCGTCCTGCACCAGCGTGTGGCCGCCATGAGAGAGGCGGGCGCGGCGTGGGCCGAGAAG GGCCCGGGCCCCGCGGCGGAGCGGCCCGACCCGTCCCGGCTGCGGCCGCACGTGCTGCTCTCTCAGGAGAACACGCAGATCCGCGACCTGCAGCAGGAGAACAGGG AGCTATGGATCTCGCTGGAGGAGCACCAAGATGCGTTAGAGCTTATCATGAGCAAGTACAGAAAGCAGATGTTACAGCTTttgcaggggagaaaaggtgaaGATGCAGAACCGCTCTTGAAAGTTCATCAGGCTAATTCTTTG GAAATTGAAAGTCAAATAGACAGAATATGTGAGATGGGAGAGGTGATGAGAAAAGCTATTCAAGTCGATGATGATCAGTTCTTTAAAGTTCAGGAGAAACTAGCTCAGTTGGAG